A single genomic interval of Alistipes provencensis harbors:
- a CDS encoding radical SAM family protein, whose product MVRYHNFDVVFAEIPGETTLAINITNCPNRCPGCHSPHLTADAGRELDETELHGLLDRYGRSVTCVCFMGGDAAPHEIAALAGVVRKTFPILHTGWYSGRDELPEGIDTAAFDYIKLGGWVEERGPLTAPTTNQRLYKVGPDGGMEDITERFRHKP is encoded by the coding sequence ATGGTCCGGTATCATAATTTCGACGTCGTATTCGCGGAGATTCCGGGCGAGACGACGCTGGCGATCAACATCACCAACTGTCCGAACCGATGCCCGGGGTGCCACAGCCCCCATCTGACCGCCGATGCCGGGCGGGAACTCGACGAGACGGAGCTGCACGGCCTGCTCGACCGCTACGGCCGCTCGGTGACCTGCGTCTGCTTCATGGGCGGCGACGCTGCGCCGCACGAAATCGCGGCGCTGGCCGGGGTCGTGCGCAAAACCTTCCCGATCCTGCACACGGGGTGGTATTCGGGCCGCGACGAATTGCCGGAAGGCATCGACACGGCGGCATTCGACTACATCAAACTGGGCGGCTGGGTCGAGGAACGGGGCCCGCTGACGGCGCCGACGACCAACCAGCGGCTCTACAAGGTCGGGCCGGACGGCGGCATGGAGGATATCACGGAACGGTTCCGGCACAAGCCGTAA
- a CDS encoding DUF2284 domain-containing protein — MEFSLRYTARDFTAELPAAEYIARFRDAGRIGGYCRACPNYGNSWGCPPFGFDVGEYLSGYASALLVATKIVPEERDIPLSESKRLIHPERLRLEERLLEMERLYGGRSFAYVGTCLYCPEGSCTRPSGKPCRHPDKVRPSLEACGFDIGRTTSELFGIDLKWSRDGHIPEYLTLVCGFFHNAENVIWNE; from the coding sequence ATGGAATTTTCACTCCGATACACCGCCCGGGACTTTACCGCCGAACTCCCGGCTGCCGAATACATCGCCCGGTTCCGCGACGCCGGGCGAATCGGCGGCTACTGCCGCGCCTGCCCCAATTACGGGAACAGCTGGGGATGCCCGCCGTTCGGGTTCGACGTGGGGGAGTACCTCTCGGGATACGCCTCGGCACTGCTCGTCGCTACAAAGATCGTTCCCGAAGAGCGCGACATTCCCCTTTCGGAGTCGAAGCGGCTGATCCACCCCGAGCGGCTGCGGCTCGAAGAGCGCCTGCTCGAAATGGAACGTCTCTACGGCGGCCGCTCGTTCGCCTACGTCGGGACATGTCTCTACTGCCCCGAAGGGAGTTGCACGCGCCCCTCGGGAAAGCCCTGCCGTCACCCCGACAAGGTCCGACCCTCGCTCGAAGCGTGCGGGTTCGACATCGGCCGCACGACCTCCGAACTGTTCGGCATCGACCTGAAGTGGAGCCGCGACGGCCATATCCCCGAGTACCTGACCCTTGTCTGCGGCTTTTTCCACAATGCGGAAAACGTTATATGGAACGAATAG